Proteins from one Candida orthopsilosis Co 90-125, chromosome 2 draft sequence genomic window:
- a CDS encoding Gdh2 NAD-specific glutamate dehydrogenase produces MTSLEQGVANLNIYKSNSTSNNSSAVSLKHDYIDTPFSGKKDQFEQVLDALDSTGFIPESLLESEAKWFYESLGIDDVFFARSTPEEIAGHIHALYSCKVQAYANAGEQPLISYKREAEDHAVFFDTVDALDYARNPFESLIDDKYIDPSDAANKSYRAEYFAAPLNYQTDPILNGIYAQNRNLGEQIVRLVFVYKNQFKNGKVATDELDLDKISDETFLKIASQNTKSLYESINKEVVKSTGPIIKHFQIENTDEYRVIIGYRQSTAARYNSALSDLANYYKLQTTRKYVEQFANGVTITSMYVTSRSRSAVDLSIYQVIKEASLLYCIPHNFFHTRFIQGDLSLQESIYAQSGVIFVTHFLNRLGPEYKKLSSLLDPSKSTEHAEVLSSLKKRLRSETYTQDYIKEVFDVRSEIVRKLYRQFADVHYIRSSMEKTLSYQRLSQIQPVGSEEEFEQLLSRECSQNEHHAIVLRALYTFNKSILKTNFYTSTKVALSFRLDPSFLPETEYPERPYGMFFVVGSDFRGFHIRFRDIARGGIRIVRSRNLDAYNVNARNLFDENYNLANTQQRKNKDIPEGGSKGVILLDSGSAQDRAQASFEKYIDALIDLLLKQHIPGVKDSYVDLYNKPEILFLGPDEGTAGYVDWATLHARERGAPWWKSFLTGKSEAIGGIPHDEYGMTTLSVRAYVNKIYEKLNIDDSKIRKFQTGGPDGDLGSNEILLSRREVYVGIVDGSGVIADPNGLDKEELIRLAKSRKTIEHYDRSKLSSQGYIVLVDDFDVTLPSGQIVTSGVAFRNTFHLKLKEQFGTNGVDLFVPCGGRPAAIDTNNVHELIDEKTGKSIIPYFVEGANLFITQSAKLVLEKAGTIIFKDASTNKGGVTSSSLEVLAALAFDDKGFLENMCVDKNTGDKPQFYQKYVKDVQDKIVSNANSEFEALWKLKAETGTPFTILSDKLSLAINKLGDELANSKELWDDDVDFRNAVLLDSLPPLLLSTVGIENVLARVPPAYLKAIFATYLASHFVYSRGIDSNPAKFLEFISNIRKGFVQKGLLKY; encoded by the coding sequence ATGACTAGTCTTGAACAAGGTGTTGCCAATCTCAACATttacaaatcaaactcCACTTCCAATAACTCATCTGCAGTCAGTTTAAAACATGACTACATAGATACTCCATTTAGTGGTAAAAAggatcaatttgaacagGTTTTGGATGCTCTTGATTCCACTGGTTTTATTCCTGAATCTTTGTTGGAATCAGAAGCCAAATGGTTTTATGAATCATTGGGAATTGATGATGTCTTTTTTGCTAGACTGACTCCAGAAGAAATTGCTGGTCATATTCATGCGTTGTATTCATGTAAAGTTCAAGCTTATGCAAATGCTGGTGAACAACCGTTGATTTCCTATAAGAGAGAAGCTGAAGACCATGCTGTGTTTTTTGACACGGTTGATGCGTTGGACTACGCTAGAAATCcttttgaaagtttgattgatgataaatACATTGATCCAAGTGATGCTGCAAACAAGAGTTATCGTGCTGAATATTTTGCTGCTCCATTGAATTATCAAACAGATCCGATATTGAACGGAATTTATGCCCAAAATAGGAATCTTGGTGAACAAATTGTCAGATtggtttttgtttacaaaaatcaattcaagaATGGTAAAGTTGCTACCGATGAATTAGATTTGGACAAGATCAGTGATGAAACTTTTTTGAAGATTGCTTCACAAAATACTAAATCTTTATATGAAAGTATCAATAAGGAAGTTGTTAAATCTACTGGTCCAATTATTaagcattttcaaattgaaaatactGATGAATATCGTGTTATTATTGGTTATAGGCAGAGTACAGCAGCAAGATATAATTCAGCATTGAGTGATTTGGCCAATTATTACAAGTTGCAAACTACTAGGAAATATGTCGAACAATTTGCCAATGGAGTAACAATTACATCAATGTATGTCACTTCAAGACTGAGATCAGCTgttgatttatcaatttatcaagtGATTAAAGAAGCATCTTTGTTGTACTGTATTCCTCACAACTTTTTCCACACCAGGTTCATTCAAGGTGACTTGTCGTTACAAGAGTCTATTTATGCTCAATCAGGAGTCATTTTCGTTACTCATTTTTTGAATCGTTTAGGACCAGAATATAAAAAATTGTCTTCGTTATTGGAtccttcaaaatcaactgaACACGCAGAAGTTTTGAGCAGTTTAAAAAAGAGATTGAGATCGGAGACCTATACCCAAGATTACATCAAGGAAGTTTTTGATGTCAGAAGTGAAATTGTTCGTAAATTGTATCGTCAATTTGCTGATGTTCATTACATTAGATCGTCAATGGAAAAGACTTTGTCCTATCAAAGATTATCCCAAATTCAACCAGTTGGCTCTGAAGAGgaatttgaacaattgcTTAGTAGAGAATGTTCACAAAATGAGCACCATGCTATTGTTTTGAGAGCATTGTAcacattcaacaaatctatTTTAAAGACAAACTTCTACACTTCAACCAAAGTGGCCTTATCTTTCAGATTGGATCCTTCATTCTTACCGGAAACTGAATATCCTGAACGTCCATATGGTATGTTTTTCGTTGTTGGTTCCGATTTTAGAGGTTTCCATATTAGATTCAGAGATATTGCCAGAGGTGGTATTAGAATTGTAAGATCAAGAAATTTGGACGCTTATAATGTCAATGCCAGGaatctttttgatgaaaattacAATTTGGCAAATACTCAGCAACGTAAGAATAAGGATATTCCTGAAGGTGGATCCAAGGGTGTTATCTTGTTGGATTCAGGTTCAGCACAAGACCGTGCTCAAgcaagttttgaaaagtatatCGACgcattgattgatttgcTTTTGAAACAACACATTCCTGGTGTTAAAGATAGTTATGTTGATTTGTATAACAAACCagaaattttgtttttagGACCTGATGAAGGAACTGCAGGATACGTTGATTGGGCTACTTTACATGCAAGAGAAAGAGGTGCACCATGGTGGAAATCATTCTTGACCGGTAAGTCAGAAGCAATTGGTGGTATTCCACATGATGAATATGGTATGACTACTTTATCAGTGCGTGCCTATGTCAACAAGATTtatgagaaattgaatattgatgattccaAGATTCGTAAATTCCAAACTGGTGGACCTGATGGTGATTTGGGATCTAATGAGATTTTGTTATCCAGAAGAGAAGTTTatgttggaattgttgatggatcAGGTGTTATTGCCGATCCAAATGGTTTGgataaagaagaattgattcGTTTGGCTAAATCTAGAAAGACAATTGAACACTATGACAGATCCAAATTATCATCTCAAGGCTATATCGTTCTTGTTGACGATTTTGATGTTACTTTACCAAGTGGACAAATCGTCACTAGTGGAGTTGCGTTTAGAAATACTttccatttgaaattgaaggaacAATTTGGAACCAATGGAGTTGACCTCTTTGTTCCATGTGGTGGTAGACCAGCTGCTATTGACACTAATAATGTTcatgaattgattgatgaaaagacGGGTAAATCCATCATTCCAtactttgttgaaggtGCTAATTTGTTCATTACTCAATCTGCTAAATTGGTTCTAGAAAAAGCCGGTacaattattttcaaagatgcatcaacaaacaaagGTGGTGTtacatcatcttcattggAAGTTTTGGCCGCATTGGCATTTGACGATAAAGggtttttggaaaatatgTGTGTTGATAAAAACACTGGTGATAAACCCCAATTCTATCAAAAATACGTCAAGGATGTACAAGACAAGATTGTTTCCAATGCCAATTCCGAGTTTGAGGCGTTGTGGAAATTAAAAGCAGAAACTGGTACACCATTTACCATTTTGTCGGATAAATTATCCCTTGCAATTAACAAATTGGGTGACGAGTTGGCCAACTCAAAAGAACTTTgggatgatgatgttgatttcaGAAATGCCGTGTTGTTGGATTCATTACCCCCATTGCTTTTATCAACTGTTGGTATTGAAAACGTCTTGGCTAGGGTTCCACCAGCTTATTTAAAGGCtatttttgcaacctaTTTAGCTTCacattttgtttattcAAGAGGTATTGATTCAAACCCAGCTAAATTTTTAGAATTTATTAGTAATATCAGAAAGGGATTTGTACAAAAGGGTTTGTTGAAGTATTGA
- a CDS encoding Vrp1 verprolin-related protein (involved in actin cytoskeleton organization and polarized morphogenesis), giving the protein MAGPPPPPPPPPPGGAPNLSAPIPGPPPAAAMSPGRDALLGDIRKGAKLKKAVTVDKSKPMIDGNSSVSTSAPSSSTHGGSSSTSVSAPAIPSGAPQLGDIFAGGMPKLKHVDNRAGITPPSAPKIPTKTPAPPSTRPSKPAATAAPPIPQSNPPSSTAPPVPTSVPQTPKVPPTRPKKPNHVKNSSISSINSIESTNKPPPLPSGPPPLPTTAPSIPTNSKPSKRNPPSNAAPSIPRPPPVPPAVAPSSSSASSTSATPSVPPLPAGGLPFLSEINARRDDKNVVDKAPSTAGSSSSKPATHSAPPPLPNTAAPKPPPVPQSSAPKAPPLPNTAAPIPPPVPPISAPKAPPLPQSPAPKAPPVPSGVPAPPVPPPPSVAPKTSTSKPIAKSSAASAPAPGGALPFLAQINAKRDDSFVVDGSSNSYNTKTESSAITSSPVKANGNGSQRNSVGTTKKSTIPAPHIPNSGAPPIPDMLPPQKKPTQAQASPAPSVPTAPPAPPAPPAPPQQSSTPPIPKTSPAQQKVRPLVPPASNDLPSHSDVNRTHTSFSMVPPSPTGGPPSSPPPPPTSSAPTIPKHKKAAPPPPPPGSSQSPSSTISRSRTTSSQQHNDDLDSKQNAGSSLRKISASAYTINGHNNTSSSGQKVVIEDKRFKFVNANALPNPRRFEGAKKLYPSGRGSSIPLDLSLYD; this is encoded by the coding sequence ATGGCAGGTCCTCCACCCCCACCACCGCCACCTCCTCCTGGAGGCGCACCAAACTTAAGTGCACCAATTCCAGGACCACCTCCTGCCGCCGCAATGTCTCCTGGAAGGGATGCATTACTTGGTGACATTAGAAAAGGAGCAAAGTTAAAAAAGGCAGTGActgttgataaatcaaaaccaatgATAGATGGAAACCTGTCTGTATCTACAAGTGCACCATCACTGCTGACGCATGGGGGCAGTAGTTCTACATCTGTGCTGGCTCCGGCAATCCCATCAGGGGCACCTCAATTAGGGGACATATTTGCCGGCGGAATGCCCAAATTGAAGCATGTTGACAACAGAGCAGGAATCACACCACCATCAGCGCCAAAGATTCCAACAAAAACACCGGCACCACCATCAACCAGGCCCTCAAAGccagcagcaacagctGCTCCACCAATTCCACAAAGCAAtccaccatcatcaactgcACCACCAGTTCCTACAAGTGTGCCACAAACTCCTAAAGTACCCCCCACTCGACCAAAGAAGCCCAATCATGTGAAGAATAGCTCAATTAGTTCAATCAACTCAATTGAGTCGACGAAtaaaccaccaccattgcCTTCTGGACCTCCACCACTTCCAACAACAGCTCCCTCAATTCCTACAAACTCAAAGCCTTCTAAGAGGAACCCACCATCCAATGCTGCACCTTCGATACCTAGACCACCTCCAGTACCGCCAGCTGTGGcaccttcatcttcatcagcCTCATCAACCTCTGCAACTCCTTCAGTACCTCCATTACCGGCAGGAGGGTTACCGTTCTTGAGCGAAATAAACGCACGGAGAGATGACAAAAACGTGGTCGATAAGGCACCATCAACCGCAGGAAGTTCTCTGAGCAAACCAGCGACGCATAGTGCACCACCCCCATTACCAAATACAGCGGCCCCTaaaccaccaccagtaCCACAGAGCTCAGCTCCAAAAGCTCCTCCATTACCAAATACTGCAGCCCCTataccaccaccagtaCCACCGATCTCGGCTCCAAAGGCGCCACCCTTACCACAAAGCCCAGCACCTAAAGCTCCACCAGTTCCATCAGGTGTCCCTGCACCACCAGTACCTCCACCCCCCTCGGTAGCACCAAAAACGTCGACTTCTAAGCCTATAGCAAAATCTTCAGCAGCGTCAGCACCTGCACCAGGAGGGGCTCTACCATTTTTGGCTCAAATAAATGCAAAGAGAGATGATTCTTTCGTGGTAGATGGCAGCCTGAATTCGTACAATACAAAAACGGAGTCTTCTGCAATTACATCGTCGCCAGTGAAAGCGAATGGAAATGGGTCACAAAGAAATTCTGTCGGTACAACCAAAAAATCTACAATACCTGCCCCACACATACCAAATTCTGGTGCTCCACCAATCCCAGATATGTTGCCGCCACAGAAAAAGCCAACTCAAGCACAAGCTTCTCCAGCACCATCAGTTCCAACGgcaccaccagcaccaccagcacCCCCAGCTCCCCCACAACAATCCTCAACACCACCGATACCAAAAACCTCTCCTGCTCAGCAAAAAGTGAGACCATTAGTGCCACCAGCGTCGAACGACTTACCATCACACAGTGACGTTAACAGGACCCATACTTCCTTCTCAATGGTCCCGCCTTCACCAACAGGAGGTCCACCACTGCtgccaccaccaccaccaaccTCTTCAGCGCCCACGATACCAAAACACAAGAAAGctgcaccaccaccaccaccaccaggATCGTCCCAATCACCATCGTCTACAATCTCCAGATCCAGaacaacttcatcacaacaacacaatGATGATCTTGATTCCAAACAAAATGCTGGTTCATCATTACGAAAGATATCGGCACTGGCTTATACTATAAATGGACACAACAATACTTCATCATCGGGACAAAAGGTGGTTATTGAAGACAAGAGGTTTAAATTTGTCAATGCTAATGCCCTACCTAACCCTAGAAGATTTGAAGGTGCAAAGAAGTTGTATCCTAGTGGAAGAGGTTCGTCAATCCCATTGGACTTGAGTTTGTATGATTAA